In Timaviella obliquedivisa GSE-PSE-MK23-08B, a single window of DNA contains:
- a CDS encoding 2'-5' RNA ligase family protein produces MLQSLPLILTLKLDQPTFEFFDRLRQQYFPPAKNFLSAHVTLFHTLPGEQEHQIQRLLQDLCSDAPVLSLTFPGLRFLGRGVAAEVSSPVLVHLQQQLAMGWMPWLTRQDQQHYRPHITLQNKVTPEVARELYDRLNLEWQCFSGQGEGLLLWYYKGGEWEMAGEFPFLGFKVL; encoded by the coding sequence ATGCTTCAATCCTTGCCTCTAATTTTGACGCTTAAACTGGATCAACCTACATTTGAGTTCTTCGATCGCCTCCGTCAGCAGTATTTTCCGCCTGCAAAGAACTTTTTGTCTGCTCATGTAACTCTTTTCCATACCCTACCCGGTGAACAGGAACATCAGATTCAACGACTTCTCCAGGATCTCTGCTCAGATGCACCTGTTTTGTCTCTTACTTTTCCAGGTCTACGTTTTCTAGGGCGAGGGGTGGCGGCAGAAGTGAGTTCTCCAGTCCTAGTTCATCTGCAACAACAGCTTGCAATGGGGTGGATGCCCTGGCTGACCCGGCAAGATCAACAGCACTACCGACCTCACATTACCTTACAGAACAAAGTCACTCCAGAGGTAGCGCGTGAGTTGTACGATCGGCTGAACCTTGAATGGCAATGTTTTTCAGGTCAAGGAGAAGGGCTTCTGCTTTGGTACTATAAAGGTGGAGAGTGGGAAATGGCGGGCGAATTCCCTTTTTTAGGATTTAAGGTGCTCTAA